The following coding sequences are from one Bradyrhizobium sp. WSM471 window:
- a CDS encoding DMT family transporter — MSATDETTGAATSGHNWIANQPYLLLSITALCWAGNAIVGRLAAGHIPPVTLSFLRWFFAFLLVLPFAWKHLAQDWPAIRGKLGLMVTLSITGIGAFNTLQYWALEHTQALNTLLLQSAAPLVVALWSLAILGVRLTAAQAFGVLLSMCGVLIILLHGDFTTLSNIDFNKGDLIFVVALVIFALYSVLTLKRPPMHGLSFLAFTFGCGAACLIPLEIWELSARPVMKLDGPNLLTLFYVAVFPSTLAYLCFNRGVRLIGANRAAPFFHVVPVFGSIMAMAFLGEHPQAFHFIGFALVLAGVFVASRKQAA; from the coding sequence ATGTCCGCCACCGACGAGACCACCGGGGCCGCCACGTCCGGCCACAACTGGATCGCCAACCAGCCTTATCTGCTGCTCAGCATCACCGCGCTGTGTTGGGCCGGCAATGCGATTGTCGGACGGCTCGCCGCCGGTCACATCCCGCCGGTGACGCTGTCGTTCCTGCGCTGGTTCTTCGCCTTTCTGCTGGTGCTGCCGTTCGCCTGGAAACACCTTGCGCAGGACTGGCCCGCGATCCGCGGCAAGCTCGGCCTGATGGTCACGCTCTCGATCACCGGCATCGGCGCCTTCAACACGCTGCAATATTGGGCGCTCGAGCATACGCAGGCGCTCAACACGCTGCTCTTGCAATCCGCCGCGCCGCTCGTCGTGGCGCTGTGGTCGCTCGCCATCCTCGGCGTCAGGCTCACCGCGGCGCAGGCCTTCGGCGTACTGCTGTCGATGTGCGGCGTGCTGATCATTCTGCTGCATGGCGATTTCACCACGCTGTCGAACATCGACTTCAACAAGGGCGACCTCATCTTCGTCGTCGCGCTTGTTATCTTCGCGCTCTATTCGGTGCTGACCTTGAAGCGGCCGCCGATGCACGGCCTGTCGTTCCTCGCCTTCACGTTCGGCTGCGGTGCGGCCTGTCTCATTCCGCTGGAGATCTGGGAGTTGTCCGCGCGTCCCGTGATGAAGCTCGACGGGCCGAACCTCCTGACCCTGTTCTATGTCGCGGTGTTCCCCTCGACGCTCGCCTATCTCTGCTTCAATCGCGGTGTCCGGCTGATCGGCGCCAACCGCGCCGCGCCGTTCTTCCATGTCGTGCCGGTGTTCGGCTCGATCATGGCGATGGCGTTTCTGGGCGAGCACCCGCAGGCGTTCCACTTCATCGGCTTCGCGCTGGTGCTGGCCGGTGTGTTCGTGGCGTCACGGAAGCAGGCGGCATAG
- a CDS encoding class I SAM-dependent methyltransferase — translation MRAAVVTSELASPGAGDLSRIYNGIAAYYSAKVARFGATPNGVDWTCQATQEMRFVQLLRLCDFASPFSLNDLGCGYGALIAYLGRRHNGCAVDYLGIDVSEPMVRRALRLWRNRGDAAFAIGHSSPRTADYAVASGIFNVAQDQPQHDWEQFIAASLDDLHRTTRRGFAVNFMKRPESAPARRGLYTTDTVSWARYCASRFNAIAEVHDGYGLMEFTLIVRKP, via the coding sequence ATGCGCGCCGCCGTTGTCACGAGCGAGCTTGCCTCTCCGGGCGCCGGAGACCTGAGCCGGATCTACAACGGCATCGCCGCCTATTATTCGGCGAAGGTCGCACGCTTCGGCGCGACGCCGAACGGCGTCGACTGGACCTGCCAGGCCACGCAGGAGATGCGCTTCGTCCAGCTCCTAAGATTGTGCGACTTCGCATCGCCCTTCTCGCTGAACGATCTCGGTTGCGGCTATGGCGCGCTGATCGCCTATCTCGGCCGCCGGCATAACGGCTGCGCGGTGGACTATCTCGGTATCGACGTCTCGGAGCCGATGGTTCGGCGGGCGCTGCGGCTTTGGCGGAACCGCGGCGACGCCGCGTTCGCCATAGGCCATAGCAGCCCCCGGACGGCCGACTACGCGGTCGCCAGCGGTATCTTCAACGTTGCGCAGGATCAGCCGCAGCACGACTGGGAGCAGTTCATCGCGGCGAGCCTCGATGATCTTCATCGCACCACCAGGCGCGGCTTCGCAGTCAATTTCATGAAGCGGCCGGAAAGCGCGCCTGCCCGCCGAGGCCTCTACACCACCGACACCGTATCCTGGGCGCGCTACTGCGCCAGCCGGTTCAATGCCATTGCAGAGGTGCACGACGGCTATGGATTGATGGAGTTCACGCTCATCGTGCGGAAACCCTAG
- a CDS encoding adenylate/guanylate cyclase domain-containing protein has product MLCESCGGDNPATNRFCHGCGSALPMACSACNHLNPPGSGFCGACGAALNAASRPIPAAAGHSTRPLRGELKQVTVLFADLVSSTEIVAGLTAEDAMQRLKPALDSMCDGVERFEGTVVRTLGDGILAFFGAPRAQEGHALLACEAALAIRDTFRARDDAMSVRIGLHSGEIVADAPLVDTVTEHGAYGLTIHLASRLPAKAEPGEICLTDETYRLVRSFCDVGPLGRHRLRGVPEPIELYLLKNLKPAVASQQFRGVALATFRGREREMALLQRTLAAVETGSSRVTGIVGPPGTGKSRLCYEFAEYCRARHIPVFEARAQPYGTATPLQPVLEFLRSTYFNVSPDDEPDLAVKQIATRLAELGSTFEADLWLVCDFLGIRHGQGPPSWLGPRARNVRLLDIVRHMIRQRGASASVIIIEDLHWLDQASEEFVATLVDAVISTKTVLIVNFRPAYFAPWMREPLYQQIELAELSPTDTDDLVNELLGPGDELSEVRRRVAERSGGNPFFAEELIRSLVEHLAIVGEQGGYRRGISGVSDVLPPTVQAVIGARIDRLAPGDRDLLHTAAIIGKEFQLAVLQSVASVSAVELEATLARLCSGEMLQARSGEDGQGYSFRHPLIQEIAYSTQLRARRSLLHARVARAIEQFYPERLEELSALLSHHFEQAGEIDAAAEYAARAARWIGSTSPAEAIRHWHKVRALKGGQKRTLAGDVLRIAASSQIAWLGWREGMTSEDAKPFIQEALEWAQEIDDSMIPLLLFVEGRIAGASGGQADAYVNTVREALALTESRQLTSRAATLNASLSQAYGWAGLLREALAASDAALAGVPGITDFEHQFLGYNVEHWIFGLRGRILVRLARFDEARRCFDRILAIDPTLIDPTVQFIAHLGYVDLAWCLDDSAMASTHAWRVIELATRQASPYLRAYSLACIGTAQGIAQNYQAAILSLTEGVEFVRAARVAMEIEPEMLASIADYQLRSGAHAAAIDKAREAIAVAQERHARLPECRATIALAAALAASNNPDHLGEVALLVDRAEALIELTGAGIYRRLLEETRRRLSVGA; this is encoded by the coding sequence ATGCTCTGTGAGAGTTGTGGCGGTGACAATCCGGCGACCAATCGCTTCTGTCACGGCTGCGGTTCGGCTTTGCCGATGGCCTGCTCCGCCTGCAATCATCTCAACCCGCCCGGCTCAGGTTTTTGTGGGGCCTGCGGCGCGGCCCTGAATGCTGCGAGCCGCCCAATCCCGGCAGCGGCGGGGCATTCTACGAGGCCGCTTCGGGGCGAGCTGAAGCAGGTGACGGTGCTGTTTGCCGATCTCGTTAGCTCGACCGAGATCGTCGCCGGCCTAACCGCTGAAGATGCCATGCAGCGTCTCAAGCCCGCGCTCGATTCCATGTGCGACGGCGTGGAGCGGTTCGAGGGCACGGTGGTCCGAACTCTCGGCGACGGCATCCTCGCCTTCTTCGGCGCACCGCGCGCGCAGGAGGGCCACGCCCTGCTGGCGTGCGAGGCGGCGCTGGCGATCCGCGACACGTTTCGTGCGCGAGACGATGCCATGTCGGTACGCATCGGCCTGCATTCCGGCGAGATCGTCGCGGATGCTCCGCTCGTCGACACGGTCACCGAGCACGGCGCTTACGGGCTCACCATTCATCTGGCGAGCCGGCTGCCGGCCAAGGCGGAACCGGGTGAGATTTGCCTGACCGACGAGACCTACCGTCTGGTGCGCTCGTTCTGCGACGTCGGCCCGCTCGGCCGTCACCGCCTGCGCGGCGTGCCGGAGCCGATCGAGCTGTATCTTCTCAAGAACCTCAAGCCGGCGGTGGCTAGCCAGCAATTCCGCGGTGTCGCCTTGGCGACGTTCCGCGGGCGCGAGCGGGAGATGGCTCTGCTGCAGCGGACTTTGGCGGCGGTGGAGACCGGCAGCTCGCGCGTCACCGGCATCGTCGGCCCGCCCGGGACCGGCAAGAGCCGGCTGTGCTACGAGTTCGCTGAGTATTGCCGCGCGCGCCACATCCCGGTGTTCGAGGCCCGCGCGCAGCCCTATGGCACGGCAACGCCGCTGCAGCCGGTGCTGGAGTTCTTGCGTTCGACCTATTTCAACGTCTCACCGGACGACGAGCCTGATCTGGCGGTTAAGCAGATCGCCACGCGCCTCGCCGAGCTGGGCTCTACATTCGAGGCGGACCTCTGGCTGGTCTGCGATTTCCTCGGCATCAGGCACGGCCAGGGCCCACCCTCCTGGCTTGGTCCGCGCGCACGCAACGTTCGCTTGCTGGACATCGTCCGGCACATGATTCGCCAGCGCGGCGCGTCGGCGTCGGTGATCATCATCGAGGACCTGCATTGGCTCGATCAGGCGAGCGAGGAATTCGTCGCAACGCTCGTTGACGCGGTGATCTCCACCAAGACGGTCCTGATCGTGAATTTCCGGCCGGCCTATTTCGCGCCTTGGATGCGCGAGCCGCTGTACCAGCAGATCGAGCTCGCCGAGCTCTCGCCGACGGATACGGACGATCTCGTCAACGAGCTGCTCGGGCCGGGGGACGAGCTGTCCGAGGTACGGCGGCGCGTCGCCGAGCGCAGCGGCGGCAACCCGTTCTTCGCTGAGGAGCTGATCCGTTCCCTGGTCGAGCATCTGGCCATCGTTGGCGAGCAGGGCGGTTATCGGCGCGGCATTTCCGGTGTCTCCGACGTGCTGCCGCCGACCGTGCAGGCTGTGATCGGAGCGCGGATTGATCGGCTGGCGCCCGGCGATCGCGACCTCCTGCACACGGCCGCGATCATCGGCAAGGAGTTTCAGCTCGCGGTGCTGCAGAGCGTTGCCAGCGTGTCCGCTGTCGAGCTCGAGGCGACGCTGGCCCGGCTCTGTTCCGGCGAGATGCTCCAGGCGCGCAGCGGCGAGGACGGCCAAGGCTACAGCTTTCGCCATCCCCTGATTCAGGAAATCGCCTACTCGACCCAGCTCCGCGCGCGGCGCAGCCTTCTGCACGCGCGGGTGGCGCGTGCGATCGAGCAATTTTATCCTGAGCGGCTCGAGGAGCTTTCAGCGCTCCTGTCGCACCATTTCGAGCAGGCCGGCGAGATCGACGCCGCCGCCGAATACGCCGCGCGCGCCGCGCGCTGGATCGGCTCGACCAGTCCGGCAGAAGCGATTCGGCATTGGCACAAGGTGCGCGCGCTGAAGGGGGGACAGAAGCGTACTCTCGCGGGCGATGTGCTCAGGATCGCGGCCAGCAGCCAGATCGCTTGGCTAGGCTGGCGCGAGGGCATGACGTCGGAGGACGCAAAACCCTTCATTCAGGAAGCGTTGGAATGGGCGCAGGAGATCGACGATTCCATGATCCCGCTCCTGCTGTTCGTCGAAGGACGGATCGCGGGTGCGAGCGGCGGGCAAGCCGATGCCTACGTCAACACCGTCAGGGAAGCCTTGGCGCTGACCGAATCGCGACAGCTTACCAGTCGCGCCGCGACGCTCAATGCCTCGCTCAGCCAAGCCTACGGCTGGGCCGGCCTTTTGCGCGAAGCCCTGGCGGCGAGTGATGCGGCGCTCGCCGGCGTTCCTGGCATCACCGACTTCGAGCACCAGTTCCTTGGCTACAATGTCGAGCACTGGATCTTCGGCCTCCGCGGCCGAATCCTGGTTCGTCTCGCCCGTTTTGACGAGGCGCGGCGGTGCTTCGATCGAATTCTCGCCATCGATCCGACGCTGATCGATCCGACGGTGCAGTTCATCGCCCATCTTGGGTATGTCGATCTGGCCTGGTGCCTTGACGATTCCGCGATGGCCTCCACCCATGCCTGGCGCGTGATCGAACTGGCGACGCGCCAGGCCAGTCCCTATTTGCGCGCCTATTCGCTCGCCTGCATCGGCACGGCGCAGGGCATCGCGCAGAACTATCAGGCCGCAATCCTGTCGTTGACGGAGGGCGTCGAGTTCGTGCGCGCGGCGCGCGTTGCCATGGAAATCGAACCAGAGATGCTTGCGAGCATCGCCGACTATCAGCTTCGTTCCGGCGCCCACGCCGCGGCCATCGACAAGGCACGGGAAGCGATCGCGGTGGCGCAGGAACGGCACGCCCGGCTGCCGGAATGCCGCGCCACCATCGCGCTCGCCGCCGCGCTGGCGGCGAGCAACAACCCGGATCACCTCGGCGAGGTGGCCCTCCTCGTCGATCGGGCCGAGGCCCTGATCGAGCTGACGGGGGCGGGCATTTACCGGCGGCTGCTGGAGGAGACTCGACGACGGCTGTCGGTCGGCGCGTGA
- a CDS encoding DUF1330 domain-containing protein, with protein sequence MTVNMLNIDGLERLDSSAPVVMLNLMRFHARSGDGDGSGWDAYLRYSAVTVPMIKARGGTLLWTGDAKAVALGPQQGNNWDFVALVHYPTVAAFVDMMTSEAYERDADPHRRNACAEHVIVATEQAYSKFSAG encoded by the coding sequence TTGACGGTTAATATGTTGAACATCGACGGCTTGGAGCGGCTCGATTCGAGCGCACCCGTGGTGATGCTGAACCTGATGCGCTTCCACGCGCGCTCCGGCGACGGCGACGGTTCCGGCTGGGACGCCTATTTGCGCTACAGTGCGGTCACAGTGCCGATGATCAAGGCGCGCGGCGGCACGCTGCTCTGGACCGGCGACGCCAAGGCGGTCGCGCTCGGCCCGCAGCAGGGCAACAACTGGGATTTCGTGGCGCTGGTCCATTATCCCACAGTTGCGGCTTTCGTCGACATGATGACGTCGGAGGCCTACGAGCGTGACGCCGATCCGCACCGGCGCAACGCCTGCGCCGAGCATGTGATCGTTGCGACGGAGCAAGCCTACAGCAAATTCAGCGCCGGCTGA